The following coding sequences lie in one Prionailurus viverrinus isolate Anna chromosome X, UM_Priviv_1.0, whole genome shotgun sequence genomic window:
- the LOC125157530 gene encoding integrator complex subunit 6-like, whose protein sequence is MSSLMDSTFKLYSIKVFSTDYPLSHWSALLKQIANYEKNLKTTASPSQKTNPEQPKRLYTLSYLLQDDNKQIKNDKGYQVEAGQQKQMKRPRKPSSCPSSKRRPRATVTHKVRDKKMKNNPTPPDGFLPNAAAPAVTNVAGNGIPLNQQDSLSDDFAKDGLSHKPGSNSPGGGAKNSSVSVGDPKVPAVPSTGVVPKEVPMSAALAQKINSDIKHQLMKEVRKFGRRYERIFTLFEEVQGPLVVKKQFVEFTVKEAARFKRAVLIQQLEKVLENLESCCHLKNVNHKKSRELCSCKDHSEAKANCLCCKME, encoded by the exons ATGTCCTCCCTAATGGATAGTACATTTAAGCTGTATAGCATCAAAGTCTTTTCCACTGATTACCCACTTTCCCATTGGAGTGCTCTACTCAAACAAATAGCTAACTATGAGAAGAATCTGAAGACAACAGCTTCTCCATCTCAAAAGACTAATCCAGAACAACCTAAAAGACTTTATACTCTCAGCTATCTGCTTCAAGATGATAATAAG CAAATAAAGAATGACAAAGGATATCAGGTTGAAGCAGGGcaacaaaaacagatgaaacgTCCTAGGAAGCCCAGCAGCTGCCCATCATCTAAGAGAAGGCCAA GAGCCACTGTCACTCACAAAGTCCGTGacaagaagatgaaaaataatcCAACCCCACCTGATGGCTTCTTGCCAAATGCTGCTGCACCAGCAGTTACGAATGTGGCAGGAAATGGTATTCCACTCAACCAACAGGATTCGCTCTCTGATGACTTCGCTAAAGACGGCCTGTCTCACAAACCTGGTAGTAATTCACCTGGAGGAGGAGCCAAAAACAGCAGTGTCTCCGTAGGTGACCCAAAAGTCCCAGCGGTGCCTTCGACAGGAGTTGTGCCAAAGGAAGTGCCAATGAGTGCTGCTCTGGCACAGAAAATTAACAGTGATATAAAACATCAATTAATGAAGGAAGTTCGGAAGTTTGGACGAA ggtATGAAAGGATTTTCACCTTGTTTGAAGAGGTTCAAGGGCCTCTTGTAGTCAAAAAACAATTTGTTGAATTTACCGTCAAGGAAGCTGCAAG gtTTAAAAGAGCAGTCTTGATTCAGCAGCTTGAGAAGGTACTAGAAAACCTGGAATCCTGCTGCCATCTCAAGAACGTTAATCACAAGAAAAGCAGAGAATTGTGTTCTTGCAAAGACCACTCAGAAGCAAAGGCGAATTGCCTATGTTGTAAGATGGAATAG